From the genome of Candidatus Electrothrix communis, one region includes:
- a CDS encoding site-specific integrase: protein MLQRLYSHAIKKTGYSGPNPCLKVDKPTIDNEVTEFLTDSELNRLMKTLNSWPDKMIAGIVKFAILTGLRKGEILTLTWNHVNLEQKSVYLKSPKGKKSITLPLSENACSVLQGLSRHDESLYVFHHWQGKPYNDVRKSWLNIKKQAELPTAFRFHGLRHSFASALVSAGTSLHIVSKLLTHKNTKVTERYSHLSDKALRDALKLSDTLQQKKEPAEIIYLKQQQHG from the coding sequence TTGCTGCAACGGCTCTACTCACACGCTATCAAGAAAACGGGCTATTCCGGGCCTAATCCATGCCTGAAGGTCGATAAACCGACTATTGATAATGAGGTCACCGAATTTCTGACCGACAGCGAACTAAACAGGCTCATGAAGACCTTGAATTCATGGCCCGACAAAATGATTGCCGGAATAGTCAAATTTGCTATTTTAACAGGACTCCGAAAGGGTGAAATTCTCACCCTCACATGGAATCACGTTAACCTTGAACAAAAAAGTGTTTACCTGAAATCCCCAAAAGGAAAGAAGAGTATCACTCTTCCCTTGTCAGAGAACGCCTGCTCTGTTCTCCAAGGGTTATCGCGTCATGATGAATCACTGTATGTTTTTCATCACTGGCAGGGGAAACCATATAATGACGTTAGAAAATCGTGGCTGAATATCAAAAAACAAGCAGAGCTGCCGACCGCCTTTCGTTTTCATGGGTTACGGCATAGTTTCGCCAGTGCCCTGGTATCAGCCGGTACAAGCCTGCATATTGTTTCAAAACTGCTTACCCACAAAAATACCAAGGTAACAGAACGATACAGTCACTTGTCAGATAAGGCTCTGCGGGATGCCCTGAAACTCTCCGATACACTCCAGCAGAAAAAAGAACCTGCTGAAATCATCTATTTGAAACAGCAACAACATGGCTAA
- a CDS encoding helix-turn-helix domain-containing protein: protein MGKRHPNPRRVKKHRSYTVEEVAELFGVHKNTVRNWIKTGLSVIDSKRPMLIFGQELANFLEAKRTKNKRPCKPGEMYCVKCRTPKFPAEDMAEYFPDTEKVGNLQAICPDCGTMMNRRVSLAKINAFMNKLDIDFPLNLRHIINSTAPAVNSDLKEGIKS from the coding sequence ATGGGAAAACGTCATCCAAACCCGCGACGGGTCAAAAAGCATCGAAGCTATACCGTGGAAGAAGTGGCCGAACTGTTCGGGGTTCATAAAAACACGGTGCGTAACTGGATCAAAACCGGACTCAGCGTCATTGACAGCAAACGGCCCATGTTGATATTCGGTCAGGAGCTGGCGAACTTTCTTGAGGCCAAACGCACCAAGAATAAACGACCCTGCAAACCCGGTGAAATGTATTGCGTCAAATGTCGCACCCCGAAATTTCCAGCTGAAGACATGGCAGAATATTTTCCGGACACGGAGAAAGTCGGCAACCTTCAGGCCATATGCCCGGACTGCGGCACCATGATGAATAGGCGGGTCAGTCTGGCAAAAATCAACGCTTTCATGAACAAACTCGACATCGACTTTCCGCTGAATCTGCGACACATAATTAACAGCACCGCCCCCGCCGTAAACAGTGACTTGAAAGAGGGGATAAAATCATGA